A portion of the Pseudomonas protegens CHA0 genome contains these proteins:
- the gcbA gene encoding diguanylate cyclase GcbA yields the protein MTEPEDPSRERLKHHFAQRVIHQARQILEIWQRLQRSEWSTTDMSELCEANLRLLRFAERFEQPEHTQLARSISQSLEAVDANRGRLSSNLITDLNRLMQRLSRTGLRHGDQLEQTFLPPLRKPIYVMLQDHDRAERLAKQLEFFGLSAQSLDSIPAFRSSMVERLPAAIVIDVDFCGAGMGLTLAAEAQVGLEQKLPLLFFSLHETDTPTRLAAVRAGGQEFLTGTLEASSLLEKIEVLTCVAQYEPYKVLIIDDSRAQALHTERLLNSAGIVTRTLIEPIQAMAELADFQPDLIILDMYMPACTGTELAKVIRHNDRYVSVPIIYLSAEDDLDKQLDAMSEGGDDFLTKPIKPRHLITTVRNRAARARNLKARMVRDSLTGLYNHTHILQLLEDCSFRARREGKPLSFAMLDIDHFKRVNDSHGHPMGDRVIKSLALFLKQRLRKTDFIGRYGGEEFAIVMPDTDQDAACKVLDEIRQRFAEIHYPAQPQDLWCTFSAGVVEMQEDSDSLMMASQADEALYRAKHGGRNRVQAARSSQSAIFSSESTDSVITL from the coding sequence ATGACCGAGCCAGAAGACCCCAGCCGTGAGCGCCTCAAGCACCACTTTGCCCAGCGGGTAATTCATCAGGCACGTCAGATTCTTGAGATATGGCAGCGTCTGCAACGTAGCGAATGGTCGACCACCGACATGTCGGAGCTGTGCGAGGCCAACCTGCGCCTGCTGCGCTTCGCCGAACGTTTCGAACAACCCGAACATACCCAGCTGGCCCGCAGCATCAGCCAGTCCCTGGAAGCGGTGGACGCCAACCGTGGCCGCCTCAGCAGCAACCTGATCACCGACCTCAACCGCCTGATGCAGCGCCTGTCGCGCACCGGGCTGCGCCACGGCGACCAACTGGAACAGACCTTCCTGCCGCCCCTGCGCAAGCCGATCTACGTGATGCTGCAGGACCACGACCGGGCCGAGCGCCTGGCCAAGCAGTTGGAATTCTTCGGCCTCAGCGCCCAGTCCCTGGACAGCATTCCGGCCTTTCGTTCGTCCATGGTCGAACGCCTGCCGGCGGCCATCGTCATCGATGTGGATTTCTGCGGTGCCGGCATGGGCCTGACCCTGGCCGCCGAGGCCCAGGTCGGCCTGGAGCAGAAACTCCCGCTGCTGTTCTTCAGCCTGCATGAAACCGACACCCCGACGCGCCTGGCCGCAGTGCGCGCCGGCGGCCAGGAATTCCTCACCGGCACCCTGGAAGCCTCCAGCCTGCTGGAAAAAATCGAAGTACTGACCTGCGTCGCCCAGTACGAACCTTATAAAGTGCTGATCATCGACGACTCCCGGGCCCAGGCCCTGCACACCGAGCGCCTGCTCAACAGTGCCGGGATCGTCACCCGCACCCTGATCGAACCGATCCAGGCCATGGCCGAGCTGGCGGACTTCCAGCCTGACCTGATCATTCTCGACATGTACATGCCGGCCTGCACCGGCACCGAGCTGGCCAAGGTAATCCGCCACAACGACCGCTACGTCAGCGTGCCGATCATCTACCTGTCCGCCGAGGACGACCTGGACAAGCAGCTGGACGCCATGAGCGAAGGCGGCGACGACTTCCTCACCAAGCCGATCAAGCCCCGGCACCTGATCACCACCGTGCGCAACCGCGCGGCCCGGGCGCGCAACCTCAAGGCGCGAATGGTCCGCGACAGCCTCACCGGCCTGTACAACCACACCCATATCCTGCAACTGCTGGAAGACTGCAGTTTCCGCGCCCGTCGCGAGGGCAAGCCGCTGAGCTTCGCCATGCTGGATATCGACCACTTCAAGCGGGTCAACGACAGCCACGGCCACCCCATGGGCGACCGGGTGATCAAGAGCCTGGCGCTGTTTCTCAAACAGCGCCTGCGCAAGACCGACTTCATCGGCCGCTACGGCGGCGAAGAATTTGCCATTGTCATGCCCGACACCGACCAGGACGCCGCGTGCAAGGTTCTGGACGAAATCCGCCAGCGCTTTGCCGAGATCCACTACCCGGCCCAGCCCCAGGACCTGTGGTGTACCTTCAGCGCCGGGGTGGTGGAAATGCAGGAGGATTCCGACAGCCTGATGATGGCCAGCCAGGCCGACGAAGCCCTGTACCGGGCCAAGCATGGTGGGCGCAATCGGGTCCAGGCCGCGCGATCAAGTCAAAGTGCCATCTTTTCATCCGAATCCACCGATTCGGTCATAACCTTGTAA
- the aroQ gene encoding type II 3-dehydroquinate dehydratase, which yields MATLLVLHGPNLNLLGTREPGVYGATTLAQINQDLEQRARDAGHHLQYLQSNAEYELIERIHAARDEGVDFILINPAAFTHTSVALRDALLAVSIPFIEVHLSNVHKREPFRHHSYFSDVAVGVICGLGASGYRLALEAALEQLERQANA from the coding sequence ATGGCCACCCTACTGGTTCTTCACGGACCCAACCTGAACCTGCTCGGCACCCGTGAACCGGGGGTCTACGGTGCAACCACCCTGGCCCAGATCAACCAGGACCTGGAGCAACGGGCCCGTGATGCCGGGCACCATCTGCAGTACCTGCAGAGCAATGCCGAGTACGAATTGATCGAGCGCATCCATGCCGCCCGCGATGAAGGCGTGGATTTCATTTTGATCAATCCAGCAGCTTTTACGCATACAAGCGTCGCATTACGTGACGCGCTGCTGGCGGTGAGCATCCCATTCATCGAAGTGCATTTGTCCAACGTGCACAAACGCGAACCTTTCCGTCATCACTCCTACTTCTCCGATGTTGCGGTGGGAGTGATCTGCGGCCTTGGCGCCAGCGGTTACCGACTGGCCCTGGAGGCCGCCCTAGAACAGCTTGAACGTCAGGCAAACGCTTGA
- a CDS encoding DUF2333 family protein produces the protein MLDWKNRAGSAPDRAAEPKSATRSYFGGLLFSRALATLLGLYLLVTGALGWYWSQEPALFPVQQNAQIAAEKEGRQMVVGYTTVETLKTVVGTLLDKPGGYISNDRFPPGLWMDNMPSWEYGVLVQVRDLTRALRKDFARSQSQSAEDADLAKAEPRFNFDNKSWILPSSESEYQEGINSLSRYQARLSDPNQKTAQFYARADNLNNWLGDVGTRLGSLSQRLSASVGRVKLNTALKTEVPAPGQGPQVDEEVVETPWMQIDNVFYEARGQAWALSHLLRAIEVDFADVLAKKNATVSVRQIIRELEASQEPVWSPMILNGSGFGVLANHSLVMANYISRANAAVIDLRQLLNQG, from the coding sequence ATGCTGGATTGGAAGAATCGCGCAGGCAGCGCGCCAGATCGTGCTGCCGAACCCAAGTCGGCGACACGCAGCTATTTCGGTGGCCTGCTGTTCAGTCGTGCCCTGGCCACCTTGCTGGGCCTGTATCTGCTGGTCACCGGTGCCCTGGGCTGGTACTGGAGCCAGGAGCCGGCGCTGTTCCCGGTCCAGCAGAACGCCCAGATCGCCGCCGAGAAGGAAGGCCGACAGATGGTGGTGGGCTACACCACCGTGGAAACCCTGAAGACCGTGGTCGGCACCCTGCTGGACAAGCCGGGTGGCTACATTTCCAACGACCGTTTTCCACCGGGGCTGTGGATGGACAACATGCCGAGCTGGGAATACGGCGTGCTGGTCCAGGTCCGCGACCTGACCCGTGCCCTGCGCAAGGACTTCGCCCGTTCCCAGTCGCAGTCCGCCGAAGACGCCGACCTGGCCAAGGCCGAGCCGCGCTTCAACTTCGACAACAAGAGCTGGATCCTGCCGTCCAGCGAATCGGAGTACCAGGAAGGCATCAACTCCCTGAGCCGCTACCAGGCGCGTCTGTCCGATCCGAACCAGAAGACCGCGCAGTTCTATGCCCGCGCCGACAACCTCAACAACTGGCTGGGTGACGTTGGCACGCGCCTGGGCTCGCTGTCCCAGCGCCTGTCGGCCAGCGTCGGCCGGGTCAAGCTCAATACTGCTCTGAAGACCGAAGTGCCGGCCCCGGGCCAGGGCCCGCAGGTCGATGAAGAAGTGGTGGAAACCCCGTGGATGCAGATCGACAACGTGTTCTACGAAGCCCGTGGCCAGGCCTGGGCGCTGTCGCACCTGCTGCGGGCCATCGAGGTGGACTTCGCCGATGTGCTGGCGAAGAAGAACGCCACCGTCAGCGTGCGCCAGATCATTCGCGAACTGGAAGCGTCCCAGGAGCCGGTCTGGAGCCCGATGATTCTCAATGGCAGCGGCTTCGGCGTGCTGGCCAACCA